The Chaetodon auriga isolate fChaAug3 chromosome 22, fChaAug3.hap1, whole genome shotgun sequence genome contains a region encoding:
- the pik3cg gene encoding phosphatidylinositol 4,5-bisphosphate 3-kinase catalytic subunit gamma isoform yields MDGKQIQLSDEEPKVLREENRRRRRKKAITSSSCASMDQIAVEFVLPTAARGGNSPDTLLLEVAGNWTVEQVKAQVWLKAVTLNLCPDFYQRFSPDHCILLYQKKGNVCEIYDKHQVFQTLDCIRYWRALKKDVGRIQLAPRPQPSDESLQYQRYLNYLIGYDVTDVSNVHDDELEFTRRKLLTPRRIELSDRDPKLYSMDPWVTCKLLPEHLLSKVSNNHILVVIHIGTASQTIKVSIDDPPAQVLASFFTKTANKRGLLGIPDNMCEADFVLRVCGREEYLYGDKPLQNFNWIRQCLKNGEEIHLVLETAPDPSLDLVQKEDWAQVDDCTGVAGTHEQLTIDEKDHERVFTISMWDCNRKFRVKVLGIDIPSLPKIPELIVFIEASIFHGQQLLAQERTSSKTFSEEVLWNCWLEFNIKIRDLPKGARLNLQVVCGKQPQTPNSKGSSAYQDSTAGTGSHDGKTKSRLLYYVNLLLIDHRSLLRQGEFILHMWKMPEKSEESSSSINADKLTSATNPDKASTMAIAILLDKYCYPVVLPKSRDVGRDVGAGSEEAEGGERGQREMPNHLKKQFAAIVATDPLHPLSPEDKELLWHFRHECMRDPRAYPKLLGSVRWGKQEDVLAAHRLLERSSAWDSSGLDVGLAMQLLDCHYSDAQVRSMAVRKLETLEDDDVLRYLLQLVQAVKFEPYHDSALVRFLLKRALRSKRIGHFLFWFLRSEIAQSMHYQQRYAVLLEAYLRGCGEDMLQDFRKQVEMTDALQKVTREIKAMSADKYDVTAQVVFQLRQKLETLQSSGLPESFRVPYDPGLRAGALLIEQCKVMASKKKPLWLQFKRADPTTLSKDPIGIIFKDGDDLRQDMLILQILLIMESIWETESLDLCLLPYGCISTGNRIGMIEIVKDATTIANIQQSVVGSTGAFKDEILYQWLRDKCVSEDKFQQAVERFLFSCGGYCVATYVLGIGDRHNDNIMITESGNLFHIDFGHILGNYKSFMGISKEWVPFVLTPDFLYVMGTSGKKSSAHFQKFQDVCVKAYLALRHHTNLLIILFSMMLMTGMPQLTSKEDIEYIREALTVGRSEEEAQRHLLDQIEICREKGWMVQINWFVHLVLGIKQGVEKRST; encoded by the exons ATGGACGGGAAGCAGATCCAGCTGAGCGACGAAGAGCCCAAAGTCCTGCGAGAAGAGaaccggaggaggaggagaaagaaggcCATCACCTCGTCATCCTGCGCCTCCATGGATCAGATCGCCGTGGAGTTCGTCCTGCCCACCGCGGCGCGGGGCGGAAACAGCCCCgacactctgctgctggaggtggcTGGAAACTGGACGGTGGAACAG GTGAAAGCTCAGGTGTGGCTGAAGGCGGTGACTTTAAACCTTTGTCCTGACTTCTACCAGCGCTTTTCTCCCGACCACTGCATCCTGCTCTACCAGAAGAAAGGCAACGTGTGTGAGATCTACGACAAGCACCAGGTCTTCCAGACGCTGGACTGCATTCGTTACTGGAGAG CCCTGAAGAAAGATGTCGGGCGGATCCAGCTGGCTCCTCGCCCGCAGCCGTCAGACGAGTCCCTGCAGTACCAGCGCTACCTCAACTACCTGATTGGCTACGACGTGACTGATGTCAGCAACGTGCACGACGACGAGCTGGAGTTCACCCGCAGGAAGCTGCTGACCCCGAGGCGCATCGAGCTGTCTGACCGCGACCCAAAGCTCTACTCCATGGACCCCTGGGTGACCTGCAAGCTGCTGCCTGAGCACCTGCTCAGCAAG GTCAGCAACAATCACATCCTGGTGGTGATCCACATCGGCACGGCCAGCCAGACCATCAAGGTCTCCATCGATGACCCGCCAGCGCAG GTGTTGGCGAGTTTCTTCACCAAGACAGCCAATAAGAGAGGTTTGCTGGGCATCCCTGACAACATGTGTGAGGCTGACtttgtgctgcgtgtgtgtggaag GGAGGAGTACCTGTATGGAGACAAACCTCTGCAGAACTTCAACTGGATCCGTCAGTGTCTGAAGAACGGGGAGGAAATCCATCTGGTTCTGGAGACGGCACCTGATCCCAGCCTGGATCTGGTCCAGAAGGAGGACTGGGCGCAGGTGGACGACTGCACCGGAGTCGCAG GCACCCATGAGCAGCTGACCATCGACGAGAAGGACCACGAGCGAGTGTTCACCATCTCCATGTGGGACTGCAACAGGAAGTTCAGAGTGAAGGTGCTGGGTATTGACATCCCGTCCCTCCCCAAAATCCCAGAGCTCATCGTCTTCATTGAGGCCAGCATCTTCCACGGCCAGCAGCTTTTAGCTCAG GAGAGGACGTCCTCGAAAACCTTCAGTGAAGAAGTGCTGTGGAACTGCTGGCTGGAGTTTAACATTAAGATCAGGGACCTGCCGAAAGGAGCGCGGCTCAACCTCCAG GTGGTTTGCGGGAAGCAGCCCCAGACGCCGAACTCCAAGGGAAGCTCAGCCTACCAGGATAGCACAGCGGGAACAGGCAGCCATGATG GAAAGACCAAGAGTCGCCTTCTGTACTACGTCAACCTGCTGCTGATCGACCACCGCTCCCTGCTCCGCCAGGGCGAGTTCATCCTCCACATGTGGAAGATGCCGGAGAAGAGcgaggagagcagcagcagcatcaacgCAGACAAGCTCACCTCGGCCACCAACCCGGACAAGGCCTCCACCATGGCCATCGCCATTTTACTGGACAAGTACTGCTACCCCGTGGTGCTGCCCAAGAGCCGCGACGTGGGCCGGGACGTCGGGGCGGGGAGCGAGGAGGCCGAGGGCGGGGAGAGGGGTCAGAGGGAGATGCCGAACCACCTGAAGAAACAGTTTGCGGCCATCGTGGCAACCGACCCTCTGCATCCGCTCAGTCCTGAGgacaaagagctgctgtggcACTTCAGGCACGAGTGCATGCGCGACCCCAG GGCCTACCCAAAGCTCCTGGGTTCAGTCAGGTGGGGGAAACAGGAAGATGTTTTGGCAGCACACCGCCTGTTGGAGCGCAGCAGCGCGTGGGACAGCAG CGGCCTGGACGTCGGCCTGGCCATGCAGCTGCTGGACTGTCACTACTCGGACGCTCAGGTTCGCTCGATGGCCGTCAGGAAGCTGGAGACTCTGGAAGATGATGATGTGCTCAGGTACCTTCTGCAGCTTGTGCAG gcGGTCAAGTTTGAGCCTTACCATGACAGCGCCCTGGTCAGGTTCCTGCTGAAGAGAGCTCTGAGG agTAAGCGTATCGGTCATTTTCTCTTCTGGTTCCTGCGCAGTGAGATTGCCCAGTCCATGCATTACCAGCAGAGGTACGCCGTCCTGCTGGAGGCCTACCTGAGAGGCTGTGGCGAGGACATGCTTCAGGACTTCAGGAAGCAG GTGGAGATGACTGACGCTCTGCAGAAAGTCACCCGTGAGATCAAGGCCATGTCCGCTGACAAGTACGACGTTACCGCACAAG TGGTGTTTCAGCTGCGTCAGAAGCTGGAGACTCTGCAGTCGTCAGGTCTGCCGGAGAGTTTCAGAGTCCCCTACGATCCTGGACTCAGAGCTGGAGCCCTGCTG ATCGAGCAGTGTAAAGTGATGGCATCCAAGAAGAagcctctgtggctgcagttcaAAAGGGCCGACCCCACCACTCTGTCCAAAGACCCCATCGGCATCATCTTCAAAGACGGCGATGACCTCAGACAGGATATGCTCATCCTGCAG ATCCTGCTGATCATGGAGTCCATCTGGGAGACTGAATCACTGGATCTGTGTCTGTTACCGTATGGCTGCATCTCCACTGGGAACAGAATAG GTATGATTGAGATCGTCAAGGACGCCACCACCATCGCCAACATCCAGCAGAGCGTCGTGGGAAGCACCGGCGCTTTCAAAGATGAAATCCTCTATCAGTGGCTCCGGGACAAGTGTGTCAGCGAGGACAAG TTCCAGCAGGCTGTGGAGAGGTTTCTGTTCTCCTGTGGTGGCTACTGCGTGGCTACCTACGTCCTGGGTATCGGGGATCGTCACAACGACAACATCATGATCACCGAATCTG gGAACCTCTTCCACATCGACTTTGGCCACATCCTGGGGAATTACAAGAGTTTCATGGGAATCAGTAAGGAGTGGGTTCCCTTCGTGCTCACGCCAGACTTCCTGTACGTCATGGGAACATCGGGAAAGAAAAGCAGCGCCCACTTCCAGAAATTCCAG GACGTGTGTGTGAAGGCGTACCTCGCCCTTCGCCACCACACCAACCTGctcatcatcctcttctccaTGATGCTGATGACCG GCATGCCCCAGCTGACGAGTAAGGAGGATATAGAGTACATCCGCGAGGCGCTGACGGTGGGCCGCAGCGAGGAAGAGGCACAGCGCCATCTGCTGGACCAGATCGAGATCTGCAGGGAGAAAGGCTGGATGGTGCAGATCAACTGGTTTGTTCATCTGGTGCTGGGGATCAAGCAGGGTGTGGAGAAACGGTCCACTTAG